One Acutalibacter muris DNA window includes the following coding sequences:
- a CDS encoding helix-turn-helix domain-containing protein, translating to MDNLGQKIKKRREELGLSQEDLAKILGYKHKSSINKIELGAADVPRAKVPAFAKALGMTAIEFSGWTEDRKTVSFSYCLEQQMKLLGWVVLYDADGNAILTHDGVEYEVTEEKIKELESRVALYMDFLLNDLAKNSRKIGG from the coding sequence ATGGATAATTTAGGGCAAAAAATTAAGAAAAGACGGGAAGAGCTTGGCCTCAGTCAGGAAGACCTGGCGAAGATACTGGGCTATAAGCATAAGAGTTCGATCAACAAGATCGAGCTCGGCGCGGCGGATGTTCCACGGGCAAAAGTTCCGGCCTTTGCTAAAGCGTTAGGGATGACCGCCATCGAGTTCTCCGGCTGGACAGAAGACCGGAAGACGGTCAGCTTCTCTTATTGTCTGGAGCAGCAGATGAAGCTCCTGGGCTGGGTTGTGCTGTATGATGCAGACGGAAACGCGATCCTCACCCATGACGGAGTTGAGTATGAGGTCACTGAGGAGAAGATCAAAGAACTGGAGAGTCGGGTGGCTCTGTATATGGACTTTTTGCTGAATGATCTGGCAAAGAACTCTCGGAAGATAGGAGGGTGA
- a CDS encoding HNH endonuclease signature motif containing protein: MKKVWKYPDEITDFVREHGHEGSVREMQERVNSRFGTSFTYDQMKSMFSRHKIHAAPRLGRKYPDKRITTPEMDAFIREHLEGTGYQSMADLLNVRFGTSFTKDQMKNYYNRNKLDSGLTGRFEKGSVPANKGKTWDEFMSPESQAASRRTTFKPGHLPHNGGTPVGTIRLRHGHRNRPGSHPYYWQKVAEPNVWRMKHVIEWEEHNGPVPEGSMVTFANGDTLDWRIDNLILETRAQHAVKNRHHIHGYDQESALTANQIADIKIAVSQKKRRRKGGKS, from the coding sequence ATGAAGAAGGTGTGGAAGTATCCGGATGAAATAACGGACTTTGTCCGAGAGCATGGGCACGAGGGAAGCGTCCGGGAGATGCAGGAGCGGGTCAACAGCCGCTTCGGGACCTCTTTCACCTACGACCAGATGAAGAGCATGTTCTCCCGCCACAAGATCCATGCAGCGCCTCGACTGGGGCGCAAATACCCCGACAAGCGGATCACCACGCCAGAGATGGACGCCTTCATCCGGGAACATCTCGAAGGGACCGGCTACCAGTCAATGGCCGATCTGCTCAATGTCCGCTTTGGCACCAGCTTCACCAAGGATCAGATGAAGAACTACTACAACCGGAACAAGCTGGACAGCGGCCTCACGGGGCGCTTTGAAAAAGGCTCCGTCCCGGCCAATAAGGGGAAGACCTGGGACGAGTTCATGAGCCCGGAAAGCCAGGCCGCCAGCCGGAGGACCACCTTCAAGCCTGGACACCTGCCCCACAATGGAGGCACCCCGGTCGGCACCATCCGACTGAGGCACGGCCACAGAAACCGGCCAGGCTCCCACCCCTATTACTGGCAAAAAGTCGCAGAGCCGAACGTCTGGCGGATGAAGCACGTCATTGAATGGGAGGAACACAACGGTCCGGTCCCTGAAGGCAGCATGGTGACTTTTGCAAACGGTGACACGCTTGACTGGCGGATCGACAATCTGATCCTGGAGACGAGGGCCCAGCACGCGGTCAAAAACCGGCATCACATCCACGGCTACGATCAGGAGAGCGCTCTGACCGCCAATCAGATCGCCGACATCAAGATCGCCGTGTCACAGAAAAAGAGACGAAGAAAAGGAGGAAAGTCATGA
- a CDS encoding transglycosylase SLT domain-containing protein translates to MMEKKRRRRRYTLREQLLSLAIGIMIGLLAGLAHANSVQQHRQAIVSLPSEPPAITATQEAPETPTAPPEPYNDPNIPDNVEAAARAAGAAYDLSPELLEAVAFHESRYSLDAVNGDCIGLMQIATYWHEDRMERLGVTEADLWKAGPSMMVAADFLDELIRRYDDLGTALMYYNGGGDHMAAYLERGELSWYASSVIEMAEQLRQEHDNAEEVRPLDSIK, encoded by the coding sequence ATGATGGAGAAGAAAAGAAGGCGGCGGAGGTACACGCTGCGGGAGCAGCTGCTCAGCCTGGCGATCGGCATCATGATCGGGCTCCTGGCGGGGCTGGCACACGCGAACAGCGTCCAGCAGCACAGGCAGGCTATCGTCTCATTGCCATCTGAACCCCCGGCCATAACGGCCACCCAGGAAGCCCCAGAGACGCCCACAGCGCCTCCTGAGCCCTACAACGACCCGAACATCCCGGACAACGTGGAAGCGGCTGCACGAGCCGCTGGAGCGGCTTATGACCTATCTCCTGAGCTTCTGGAAGCCGTTGCATTTCATGAGAGCCGTTACAGCCTGGACGCAGTCAACGGTGACTGCATCGGCCTGATGCAGATCGCGACCTACTGGCACGAAGACCGGATGGAGCGCCTGGGAGTGACCGAGGCAGACCTCTGGAAGGCCGGGCCGAGCATGATGGTCGCGGCGGACTTCCTGGACGAGCTGATCCGGCGCTATGACGATCTGGGCACGGCTCTGATGTACTACAACGGCGGAGGCGATCACATGGCTGCCTATCTGGAGCGCGGCGAGCTGAGCTGGTACGCCAGCAGCGTCATCGAGATGGCTGAGCAGCTCCGGCAGGAGCATGACAACGCGGAGGAGGTGAGGCCTTTGGACTCAATAAAATAG